One part of the Chryseobacterium sp. 7 genome encodes these proteins:
- a CDS encoding phage tail protein, producing MIFQLGNKEFSGLYAPEAWSYSGNEAVLSQYDLIGSKPRLQLGSETLEELSLQLTLRADFCNINQELQDFETWKSTGEILPLILGNGEYINDFVLKSAVKTISQTFSDGSPIEIQVSLSLLEVANDPDKKKINARKNARAVGDKQQINTLPPQPKTSEAQAHKALMDAQLKAWQAAETANQTLQVDNPASLFDKVKNTLDQAQNNMTKAIDAISEAQQQIHNAAGIISALKESMAQLTEIKTVMKEPFRTQDVKAAVLNAQNGIRAVNTASTVFTNDIILRKI from the coding sequence ATGATATTTCAATTAGGCAATAAAGAATTTTCAGGCCTCTACGCCCCGGAAGCATGGTCTTATTCCGGAAATGAGGCTGTGCTTTCCCAGTATGATTTGATAGGCTCCAAGCCAAGGCTACAATTGGGGAGTGAAACCCTGGAAGAATTATCCCTACAGCTCACTTTAAGAGCGGATTTCTGCAATATCAATCAGGAATTACAGGATTTTGAAACATGGAAAAGCACAGGAGAAATATTACCCCTGATATTAGGCAATGGGGAGTATATCAACGATTTTGTACTCAAGTCCGCAGTGAAAACCATCTCGCAGACTTTCAGCGATGGATCCCCTATTGAGATTCAGGTTTCTCTGTCTCTTTTGGAAGTAGCTAATGATCCTGATAAGAAAAAAATCAATGCAAGGAAAAATGCACGGGCTGTTGGTGATAAACAGCAGATCAATACACTTCCTCCACAGCCCAAAACCTCAGAAGCACAGGCCCATAAAGCACTCATGGATGCCCAGTTAAAAGCATGGCAGGCCGCTGAAACAGCCAATCAAACCCTCCAAGTGGACAATCCCGCTTCTTTATTTGACAAAGTTAAAAACACTCTCGATCAGGCGCAGAATAACATGACCAAAGCAATCGATGCTATTTCTGAGGCGCAGCAGCAGATCCATAATGCAGCCGGTATTATTTCAGCCCTTAAAGAGTCTATGGCTCAGCTCACAGAGATTAAAACGGTAATGAAAGAACCTTTCAGAACACAAGACGTAAAGGCTGCTGTTTTGAATGCACAAAACGGAATCAGGGCGGTTAATACCGCTTCTACCGTATTCACTAATGATATTATTCTAAGAAAAATATAA
- a CDS encoding tail protein X, with amino-acid sequence MTQDGERWDSISWKMYGTVREIPRLISANPQVPISERLKAGTVLEVPVLESYNLKTEKDQLPPWKR; translated from the coding sequence ATCACGCAAGATGGAGAGAGATGGGATTCCATTTCCTGGAAAATGTATGGAACCGTGAGAGAAATTCCACGATTAATTTCTGCTAATCCCCAGGTGCCCATTTCTGAAAGACTAAAAGCAGGGACTGTGCTGGAGGTTCCAGTATTGGAAAGTTACAACCTAAAAACCGAAAAAGACCAATTACCACCATGGAAACGCTAG
- a CDS encoding phage late control D family protein, with protein METLDQIYIKVLYNGKNITADVSKSLMSLGYTDHMSEADTLDITLEDSECKWQSEWYPEKGAKITAQIGIAGGEVLDCGIFEIDEIELYGSPDAVNIRCIAAGFKQGQKRTLKSHVHEKKTLSQIVHTIAADLGLKVIGNVSQVKVERLVQQKKGNLTTLKKLASRYGYTFNVRDQNLIFIKNEELEGKQAVAYFDKTDLISFSLTDRTFGTYSSASIRFHNPEAGSIIEYKTSEGGLPNSDDVLHLEQSVDSIEQAQQITKSALREANKMQQSGNIALPGSVVLISGNIISLHRLGRLSGDYLIKSASHTLSSTSGWLVDAEIYKVGYKEELEKQTERNTPKKNKKDSSQ; from the coding sequence ATGGAAACGCTAGATCAGATATACATCAAAGTCCTTTATAATGGTAAAAACATTACCGCAGATGTAAGCAAAAGCCTCATGTCTTTGGGGTATACAGATCATATGTCCGAGGCAGATACTCTGGACATTACCCTGGAGGATTCTGAGTGTAAATGGCAGAGTGAGTGGTATCCCGAGAAAGGTGCAAAGATCACTGCTCAAATCGGTATTGCAGGAGGTGAAGTCTTAGATTGCGGAATCTTTGAAATTGATGAGATTGAATTGTACGGCAGCCCCGATGCAGTCAATATACGCTGTATCGCAGCCGGATTTAAACAGGGACAGAAAAGAACCCTAAAAAGCCATGTTCACGAAAAGAAAACCCTTTCTCAGATCGTGCATACCATCGCAGCAGATCTAGGGTTAAAAGTCATTGGCAATGTGAGCCAGGTAAAAGTAGAGAGGCTCGTTCAGCAGAAAAAAGGCAATCTGACCACGCTCAAAAAACTCGCTTCCAGATACGGCTATACCTTCAATGTCAGGGATCAGAATTTAATTTTTATTAAAAACGAAGAATTGGAGGGTAAACAGGCCGTAGCCTATTTCGATAAAACGGATCTAATCAGCTTCTCTTTAACGGATAGAACTTTTGGCACCTATAGCTCCGCATCTATCAGGTTTCACAATCCGGAAGCAGGATCCATTATTGAGTATAAGACCTCAGAGGGAGGACTCCCCAATTCAGATGATGTCCTACATTTAGAACAGAGCGTAGATAGTATCGAGCAGGCACAGCAGATCACAAAATCAGCCCTCCGGGAAGCTAATAAAATGCAGCAATCAGGAAATATTGCCCTTCCCGGATCTGTGGTTCTGATAAGCGGCAATATCATTTCCCTGCATCGCCTGGGAAGACTTTCCGGGGATTATCTGATCAAAAGTGCTTCTCATACCTTGAGCAGTACCAGCGGCTGGCTGGTAGATGCAGAGATCTATAAAGTAGGATATAAGGAGGAGCTAGAAAAACAGACCGAAAGAAATACCCCGAAAAAAAATAAAAAAGACAGCAGCCAGTAA
- a CDS encoding phage tail tape measure protein: protein MNHAATAVTLLLRADISGAESAIRQLDRSFSGTLSRINAQGQSLINRGKKMQEAGLSNMAGGAAMLAPLGLAVKQAIELESKIADVAKVTNDDFGSKGFTELTNNAIAVSNLYGGAATSVAELMAELAAGGVAKKEIDGVARSASKISFAFDMAAGEAAKGYMVIKNAMGITLKETDAVMDAMNAATNKFGGKASNLVTFMAKGGASVASTLKVSGTHMQAFGNALQVVGQSGEESATIMKRFQKAIMGNKELSAMFVKAGGGAKGLIAILEKAKASGNAFSWLNKRDVGEYSNAVAQLAANMDTATGVRNQLNFLSKNSNVTGSVQNEAQNRLKTTGAQLEILKQQTINAGIKIGGALLPSLMKLAQAAKPLIDNLSKWITENPKLVEGIVKIIAAIAALKIGVGALQFGLGSTITTIGKFITGGSKALSAISKFSSTIGPHIGKTFTVVGRVFTSIGPAAIKAAMGLGKAFRFIGIAFSTVSKLLIANPWILSLTAIAAAAYLIYKNWDKISTWFSKLWTKVAAVFRSYIKLISALLIKFTPAGLIYKHWDKIKGWFSSLWGTLKELFNKGLEGIKFLFLNFTPQGLIYKHWSPITAFFQKLWDKVKEIFAKAISWIKNSAIGPLISKMLSGLQGAVSSTRSALDYASKNSLDATINHVGGTKALPQPKSYARNLNSSMSFAPVINISGSMDQPTQQKLTAQMRRDFEKQMADYSHGQKRKGFE from the coding sequence ATGAATCATGCAGCTACCGCCGTAACCCTTTTACTCAGAGCCGATATTTCAGGCGCAGAGTCCGCCATCAGACAACTTGACAGATCTTTCTCCGGCACATTAAGCAGAATCAATGCACAGGGACAATCCTTGATCAATAGGGGGAAGAAAATGCAGGAGGCAGGCCTTTCCAACATGGCTGGAGGTGCTGCCATGCTCGCTCCATTAGGTTTAGCCGTAAAACAGGCCATAGAATTAGAATCAAAAATTGCCGATGTGGCCAAGGTAACCAATGATGATTTTGGAAGTAAAGGGTTTACTGAATTAACCAATAATGCCATCGCTGTTTCTAATCTATACGGAGGGGCTGCTACCAGTGTAGCAGAACTCATGGCCGAATTGGCAGCAGGAGGCGTGGCCAAAAAAGAAATTGATGGAGTGGCAAGGTCTGCCAGTAAGATTTCTTTCGCCTTTGACATGGCAGCAGGGGAGGCAGCCAAAGGCTATATGGTCATTAAAAATGCCATGGGCATTACCCTAAAAGAAACCGATGCCGTAATGGATGCCATGAACGCCGCCACCAACAAATTTGGCGGTAAAGCTTCCAATCTGGTGACTTTTATGGCCAAGGGCGGAGCCTCTGTAGCCAGTACATTAAAAGTTTCAGGAACTCATATGCAGGCCTTCGGGAATGCCCTGCAGGTTGTAGGACAAAGCGGCGAAGAGTCCGCAACCATCATGAAAAGATTCCAAAAAGCCATCATGGGAAATAAGGAGCTCAGCGCGATGTTTGTTAAAGCAGGCGGCGGAGCAAAAGGACTCATCGCTATTTTGGAAAAAGCAAAAGCCAGCGGTAATGCCTTTAGCTGGCTCAATAAAAGAGATGTCGGTGAATACAGTAACGCGGTAGCTCAATTAGCTGCCAATATGGATACAGCAACCGGAGTCAGAAACCAGCTTAACTTTCTCTCTAAAAATTCCAATGTGACAGGTAGTGTTCAAAATGAAGCCCAGAACCGCTTAAAAACAACAGGTGCACAATTGGAAATCCTAAAGCAGCAAACCATCAATGCCGGTATTAAAATAGGAGGCGCTTTATTACCCTCCCTAATGAAGCTGGCTCAGGCTGCAAAACCACTCATAGACAACCTTTCTAAATGGATAACAGAAAATCCTAAATTAGTGGAGGGTATTGTAAAAATCATTGCAGCCATTGCCGCTCTAAAGATAGGAGTCGGCGCCTTACAATTTGGACTTGGAAGTACGATCACCACGATAGGAAAATTTATCACTGGCGGAAGTAAGGCACTAAGTGCCATTTCTAAGTTTTCCTCAACAATAGGACCGCACATCGGTAAAACTTTCACAGTAGTGGGCAGAGTTTTTACCAGTATAGGCCCCGCCGCCATAAAAGCCGCTATGGGTCTGGGAAAAGCATTCAGGTTTATTGGGATCGCTTTTTCCACCGTGTCAAAATTACTCATCGCAAATCCCTGGATACTCTCTCTGACCGCCATTGCAGCAGCAGCCTATCTTATTTATAAAAACTGGGATAAGATTTCCACCTGGTTTTCTAAATTATGGACCAAGGTAGCCGCTGTTTTCCGTTCCTATATTAAACTCATATCCGCTCTGCTGATCAAATTCACCCCTGCAGGACTGATCTATAAACATTGGGATAAGATAAAAGGATGGTTCTCCTCACTCTGGGGCACTCTAAAAGAACTCTTTAATAAAGGACTGGAAGGCATTAAATTTTTATTTTTGAATTTCACTCCGCAGGGGCTGATCTACAAACACTGGTCTCCCATTACTGCTTTTTTCCAGAAATTATGGGACAAGGTCAAAGAGATATTCGCTAAAGCGATCAGTTGGATAAAAAATTCTGCGATAGGCCCATTAATCAGTAAGATGTTAAGTGGCCTGCAAGGAGCCGTGAGCAGTACCCGTTCCGCTCTTGATTACGCCTCAAAAAATTCTCTGGACGCAACAATTAATCATGTGGGAGGCACTAAAGCGCTCCCTCAACCCAAATCGTATGCCCGAAATCTAAACAGCAGCATGAGCTTCGCACCGGTGATTAATATAAGCGGCAGTATGGATCAGCCGACCCAACAAAAACTGACCGCCCAGATGCGAAGGGATTTTGAAAAGCAAATGGCAGACTACAGTCACGGACAAAAAAGAAAAGGATTCGAATGA